A DNA window from Streptomyces canus contains the following coding sequences:
- a CDS encoding C40 family peptidase, with the protein MSGRLLRLACTAAVAVGTVLAPLPAAAVPEPEPRERSVADLVTDLQRLYREAEEATETYNATEEKLKEKRAEVTRLDTQLSQTRLSLHDSRGAAGRLARQQYQNTTSISPYVRLLLARDPQHALDQGHVIGQLARERAVTVGRLTGTEHRADELARRARKALDDQLTLAARQKQQRDDVQEKLADVEALLASLTAEQLTRLAEFEEKGVEKAQQELTTSGALGEEDRKPTRKGETALRYARRQLGKPYEWGAEGPKTYDCSGLTSEAWAHAGIPIPRTSQEQWARLPRIPLEELRPGDLVIYFPKATHVALYMGRGKVIEAPRTGERIKISPIAAHPLLGAVRPDSHAPQEARGTARPATDDPAPARR; encoded by the coding sequence GTGTCAGGAAGGCTTCTGCGTCTGGCGTGTACGGCGGCGGTGGCGGTCGGCACCGTCCTCGCGCCGCTGCCCGCGGCGGCTGTCCCGGAGCCGGAGCCGCGCGAGCGTTCCGTCGCCGACCTGGTGACGGATCTTCAGCGGCTGTACCGGGAGGCCGAGGAGGCCACCGAGACCTACAACGCCACCGAGGAGAAGCTGAAGGAGAAGCGCGCGGAGGTCACCCGCCTCGATACGCAACTCTCCCAGACCCGCCTCTCCCTGCACGACAGCCGGGGTGCCGCGGGACGGCTGGCCCGGCAGCAGTACCAGAACACCACCAGTATCTCGCCGTACGTCCGCCTCCTGCTCGCCCGCGATCCCCAGCACGCTCTCGACCAGGGCCATGTCATCGGCCAGTTGGCGCGCGAGCGGGCCGTGACGGTGGGCCGCCTGACCGGCACCGAGCACCGCGCCGACGAACTCGCCCGCAGGGCGCGCAAGGCGCTCGACGACCAACTCACGCTCGCCGCCCGGCAGAAGCAGCAACGGGACGACGTACAGGAGAAGCTCGCCGACGTGGAGGCACTCCTCGCCTCCCTCACCGCCGAACAGCTCACCCGGCTGGCCGAGTTCGAGGAGAAGGGGGTCGAGAAGGCGCAGCAGGAGCTGACGACGTCCGGCGCCCTCGGCGAGGAGGACCGCAAGCCCACCCGGAAGGGCGAGACGGCCCTGCGGTACGCCCGGCGGCAGCTGGGGAAGCCGTACGAGTGGGGCGCGGAGGGCCCGAAGACGTACGACTGCTCGGGCCTGACGTCGGAGGCCTGGGCGCACGCCGGCATCCCGATCCCGAGGACCAGCCAGGAGCAGTGGGCGCGGCTCCCGAGGATCCCTCTGGAGGAACTACGCCCCGGTGACCTGGTGATCTACTTTCCCAAGGCGACCCACGTGGCGCTGTACATGGGGAGGGGAAAGGTCATCGAGGCTCCGAGAACCGGCGAGCGGATCAAGATCTCCCCGATCGCAGCCCACCCGCTCCTCGGAGCCGTACGTCCGGACAGCCACGCCCCCCAGGAGGCGCGGGGAACCGCGCGACCAGCCACAGACGACCCCGCCCCCGCACGACGATGA
- a CDS encoding protein phosphatase 2C domain-containing protein: protein MRTELVSEPGDVNRPNEDFASVALPASGRGGVLIALDGVTPPDGPTGCLHSVPWFTARLGGALTELAVSLMDVPPAEVLSRAVAHTAETHGEGCDLSHPRTPQATVVMARWSPETVEYLVLSDSALLVEAPDGTVTAVLDDRLSRLPRASLATDALIDANLRNKEGGFFTAAADPSVAERAVTGVLPRSAVRTLVALTDGATRWVEKFHEGDWGDCLSLVRKEGAQALVDRVRELERADAETRTYLRRSKTHDDATVVYADL, encoded by the coding sequence ATGCGTACGGAACTTGTCTCGGAACCCGGTGATGTCAACCGCCCCAACGAGGACTTCGCGAGCGTCGCTCTCCCCGCTTCCGGACGGGGCGGTGTACTGATCGCCCTCGACGGGGTCACCCCGCCCGACGGCCCGACGGGCTGTCTGCATTCCGTCCCCTGGTTCACGGCCCGTCTCGGCGGGGCGCTGACCGAACTGGCCGTTTCGCTCATGGATGTTCCACCGGCCGAGGTGCTGTCCCGGGCCGTCGCGCACACAGCTGAGACACATGGTGAAGGTTGTGACCTTTCTCACCCACGGACGCCACAGGCGACGGTGGTGATGGCGCGGTGGTCCCCGGAGACGGTCGAGTACCTGGTCCTGTCGGACTCGGCGCTGCTCGTGGAGGCACCCGACGGCACGGTCACGGCCGTACTGGACGACCGGCTCTCCCGCCTCCCCCGCGCCTCCCTGGCCACGGACGCCCTGATCGACGCCAACCTCCGCAACAAGGAGGGCGGCTTCTTCACGGCGGCGGCCGATCCGTCGGTGGCGGAGCGCGCGGTGACGGGAGTACTGCCACGATCGGCGGTACGCACCCTGGTGGCCCTGACCGACGGGGCGACCCGGTGGGTGGAGAAGTTCCACGAGGGCGACTGGGGGGACTGCCTCAGCCTCGTCCGGAAAGAGGGGGCGCAGGCGCTGGTGGACCGCGTCCGGGAGCTGGAGCGGGCGGACGCGGAGACCCGGACGTATCTGCGCCGCAGCAAGACCCACGACGACGCGACGGTGGTGTACGCGGACCTGTGA
- a CDS encoding roadblock/LC7 domain-containing protein, translated as MTAPSTFGLSREARNLHFLLTNLVEEVPGVQSVAVVSSDGLLLLSSDAGRNAAAREAREEKPSGPRGSSADLATVVSGIGSLTLGAAKLMDFGATKHTMIAMDDGSLFVMSISDGSLLGVHGSADCDMSVVAYHMALFVGRAGHVLTPELRSELRQSLENDPTGGAR; from the coding sequence TTGACCGCGCCCAGTACCTTCGGACTGAGTCGTGAAGCACGCAATCTCCACTTCCTGCTGACCAACCTCGTCGAGGAGGTCCCCGGCGTCCAGTCCGTCGCCGTCGTCTCCTCCGACGGACTGCTCCTGCTCTCCTCCGACGCCGGGCGGAACGCGGCGGCCCGCGAGGCCCGCGAGGAGAAACCCTCCGGCCCGCGCGGCTCCTCCGCCGACCTCGCGACCGTCGTCTCCGGCATCGGCAGCCTCACCCTCGGCGCTGCGAAGCTCATGGACTTCGGCGCGACCAAACACACCATGATCGCGATGGACGACGGCAGCCTGTTCGTGATGTCGATCAGCGACGGTTCGCTGCTCGGTGTGCACGGCTCCGCCGACTGCGACATGAGCGTGGTGGCGTACCACATGGCGCTGTTCGTCGGCCGCGCGGGACACGTCCTGACGCCCGAACTCCGCAGCGAGCTGCGCCAGTCGCTGGAGAACGACCCGACAGGGGGAGCCCGATGA
- a CDS encoding styrene monooxygenase/indole monooxygenase family protein: MRKILVVGAGQSGLQLALGLQSHGYEVTLMSNRTADEIRSGRVMSTQCMFHTALQHERHLQLNFWESQAPKIEGLGVSVAAPGSFDPGPSQRAIDWLGRLDGYAQSVDQRVKMAGWMETFAQRGGQLVIHGAAVGDLDYFSRTYDLVLVSAGKGELVSMFARDPERSPYREPQRALAVSYVHGLGPRPEHPETEAVRCNLVPGVGELFVMPTLTTSGRADILFWEGIPGGPLDVFNGVKDPAEHLSLTLELMEKFLPWEYARATKVELTDAGGTLAGRYAPTVRNPIGRLPGGGLVLGVADVVVANDPITGQGSNSASKCAASYLASILDQGEKEFDEEWMRATFERYWATAQHVTKWTNAMLAPPPEHILNLIGAAGQLPPVADRFANGFDDPADFENFFYEPEKAGAYLASVAGG; this comes from the coding sequence ATGCGGAAGATACTCGTCGTCGGAGCCGGCCAGTCCGGACTCCAGCTCGCCCTCGGCCTCCAGTCGCACGGGTACGAGGTCACCCTGATGTCCAACCGGACGGCGGACGAGATCCGCTCCGGCCGGGTCATGTCGACGCAGTGCATGTTCCACACGGCACTCCAGCACGAGCGCCATCTCCAGCTGAACTTCTGGGAGTCCCAGGCCCCGAAGATCGAAGGACTCGGCGTCTCGGTGGCGGCTCCCGGCTCGTTCGACCCGGGGCCCTCGCAGCGCGCGATCGACTGGCTGGGCAGGCTCGACGGGTACGCGCAGTCGGTCGACCAGCGGGTCAAGATGGCCGGCTGGATGGAGACCTTCGCGCAGCGCGGCGGCCAGCTCGTCATCCACGGCGCGGCGGTCGGCGACCTCGACTACTTCTCCCGTACGTACGACCTCGTGCTGGTCTCGGCCGGCAAGGGCGAGCTGGTCTCCATGTTCGCGAGGGACCCGGAACGCTCCCCGTACCGCGAGCCGCAGCGCGCGCTCGCCGTCTCCTACGTCCACGGCCTGGGCCCGCGCCCCGAGCACCCGGAGACCGAGGCCGTCCGCTGCAACCTCGTCCCCGGCGTCGGTGAACTCTTCGTCATGCCGACGCTCACGACCTCCGGGCGCGCCGACATCCTCTTCTGGGAGGGCATACCCGGCGGCCCGCTCGACGTCTTCAACGGCGTGAAGGACCCGGCGGAACATCTCTCCCTGACCCTGGAACTCATGGAGAAGTTCCTGCCGTGGGAGTACGCACGCGCCACGAAGGTCGAACTCACGGACGCCGGTGGCACGTTGGCCGGCCGCTACGCGCCCACCGTGCGCAACCCGATAGGCCGCCTGCCCGGTGGAGGACTGGTCCTGGGCGTGGCCGACGTCGTCGTCGCCAACGACCCGATCACCGGGCAGGGCTCCAACTCCGCGTCCAAGTGCGCGGCCTCCTATCTCGCGTCGATTCTCGACCAGGGGGAGAAGGAGTTCGACGAGGAGTGGATGCGGGCGACGTTCGAGCGGTACTGGGCCACCGCCCAGCACGTCACCAAGTGGACGAACGCGATGCTCGCGCCCCCGCCGGAGCACATCCTGAATCTGATCGGGGCGGCCGGGCAGTTGCCGCCGGTGGCGGACCGGTTCGCCAACGGCTTCGACGACCCGGCCGACTTCGAGAACTTCTTCTACGAGCCGGAGAAGGCGGGGGCCTACCTGGCTTCGGTGGCGGGCGGCTGA
- a CDS encoding GTP-binding protein produces MDSVVSDAAASQAFGVTPFVDVETDDNLRSWQTDRTRAPIATKIVVAGGFGVGKTTLVGTVSEIEPLQTEALMTEASEQVDDLTGTPEKATTTVAMDYGRITLDDDLVLYLFGTPGQERFWFMWDDLVRGAIGAVVLADTRRLKDCFPALDYFDGCGMPYVVAVNHFDGSDRFEPEDVREALTIPAHIPVMIMDARRKISVIETLLSLVGHALDVTPE; encoded by the coding sequence GTGGACTCCGTCGTCTCTGACGCCGCCGCCTCCCAGGCGTTCGGCGTCACCCCGTTCGTCGATGTCGAGACCGACGACAACCTCAGGTCCTGGCAGACGGACCGCACGCGGGCCCCCATCGCCACGAAGATAGTCGTGGCCGGCGGTTTCGGCGTCGGCAAGACCACCCTCGTCGGCACCGTCTCGGAGATCGAGCCCCTCCAGACGGAGGCGCTGATGACCGAGGCCAGCGAGCAGGTCGACGACCTCACCGGCACCCCGGAGAAGGCCACCACCACCGTGGCCATGGACTACGGCCGCATCACGCTCGACGACGACCTGGTCCTGTACCTCTTCGGCACGCCGGGCCAGGAGCGCTTCTGGTTCATGTGGGACGACCTGGTGCGGGGCGCGATAGGCGCGGTGGTCCTCGCGGACACCAGGCGGTTGAAGGACTGTTTTCCGGCGCTGGACTACTTCGACGGCTGTGGGATGCCCTACGTCGTCGCGGTCAACCACTTCGACGGCAGTGATCGCTTCGAACCGGAGGACGTGCGAGAGGCGTTGACGATCCCCGCCCACATACCTGTCATGATCATGGACGCGCGGAGGAAGATCTCGGTGATCGAGACCCTCCTGTCCCTCGTCGGCCACGCACTGGACGTCACCCCCGAGTAG
- a CDS encoding DUF742 domain-containing protein has protein sequence MTNRPGLPVRGGDRKAARVRPYSLTGGRTRFGHVLLVETFVASTAALEAPEERKELTNGGLKSVMPELRAIVELCRRMRTVAEIAALLKMPLGVVRVLLSDLADQGKIRVYGTGTGHGTGRPDRALLERVLSGLRRL, from the coding sequence ATGACGAACAGGCCCGGCCTCCCGGTCCGCGGCGGTGACCGCAAAGCCGCCCGGGTACGGCCGTACTCGCTCACCGGCGGCCGTACCCGCTTCGGCCACGTCCTCCTCGTGGAGACGTTCGTGGCAAGCACCGCGGCCCTCGAAGCCCCCGAGGAGCGCAAGGAGCTCACCAACGGCGGGCTGAAGTCGGTCATGCCGGAGCTGCGGGCCATCGTCGAACTGTGCCGCCGGATGCGCACGGTGGCCGAGATCGCCGCGCTGCTGAAGATGCCGCTCGGGGTGGTCCGCGTGCTCCTCAGCGACCTCGCGGACCAGGGAAAGATCCGTGTGTACGGCACCGGGACCGGTCACGGTACGGGCCGTCCCGACCGCGCTCTGCTGGAAAGGGTGCTCAGTGGACTCCGTCGTCTCTGA
- a CDS encoding sensor histidine kinase, with protein sequence MQKTRPRRTGKQTASGTGAERAPATPGAPETPVGKGRPTHVRTRLILAVAVVAAAIAGAGAPSLVTASGDLHDSQDLVTLAEQTQDALDLAHSLADERDEVTSYIAAGRPRSKAPGEQSSARVDRQAEELRADSDLSTTLRGDLDDIAAVRRSALTGKTTALETHSAYSAAITELHRLAEELAERMPSRAGSGAYSLAELDSAVQQAAATRGLLLAALSVPTSTESDYDPITGLTSTKRVSSVADAKQRDALSAAAQQARLRSDAALADFQDSAPATAKASYDSTVTGPEVNSADKYLAALTDQPTLSGGELGTSTAKLGAALSARVDLMRGAESALFDRRVKELAQLRDDDVTALELRVAILGALMLLAVGIATAMARTLTRPLSVLRRGSARLAGAEDPTTEEAVSFTGRNDEFAQVVRSVNALHTHSVALAERIHTLESDRKHLVGQRQKMADAREQLKGELADSAAQLERLRTTIGATFVNLALRTLGLVERQLAVIESLEEREQDPDRLATLFKLDHFATVMRRHSENLLVLAGTEHVQQSAGPVPLVDVVRAAVSEIERYERVRIAALPPHAHVAGFAADDLSHLLAELMENATSFSPPDLPVEVSGWLLESGEVMLSVQDEGIGMTAERMTTLNSRLAEFDPEAAYESYDEGDEGLGLGLYVVARLAHRHGVRVQLREQKQGGVAAVVVLPKPLLTAAPTSAVPASGTGPVTGAPHSFSLPGADAEANSNVLSGRSQGDPLVDLAEKAVRHAEAESPAETTMELLAPVPAQGEPDPVQPDPVPEEPSAPGPTVAETDAATEHTRADEEPLTDKGLPKRTPKITAPSIPAPRQRNSSVDADALRRRLGGFRRGAEAGYRDVEAEIQEQTGESRLPATHSTASEEATGGTAEEASS encoded by the coding sequence GTGCAGAAGACGCGGCCTCGTCGCACAGGCAAGCAGACGGCCTCCGGGACAGGCGCGGAGCGCGCACCCGCCACGCCCGGCGCCCCCGAGACCCCCGTCGGCAAGGGCCGCCCCACCCACGTCCGCACCCGGCTGATCCTCGCCGTCGCCGTCGTGGCCGCCGCGATCGCCGGGGCCGGCGCCCCCTCCCTCGTGACCGCCTCAGGGGACCTCCACGACTCCCAGGACCTGGTGACGCTCGCCGAGCAGACCCAGGACGCCCTCGATCTTGCCCACTCGCTCGCCGACGAACGCGACGAGGTCACCTCCTACATCGCGGCCGGGCGCCCCAGGTCGAAGGCGCCCGGCGAGCAGTCGAGCGCCCGCGTCGACCGCCAGGCAGAGGAACTGCGCGCCGACAGCGACCTGTCCACGACCCTGCGCGGCGACCTGGACGACATCGCCGCCGTACGGCGCTCCGCGCTCACCGGCAAGACCACCGCGCTCGAGACGCACAGCGCCTATTCCGCCGCCATCACCGAACTGCACCGGCTCGCCGAGGAACTGGCCGAGAGGATGCCGTCCCGCGCGGGCTCCGGCGCCTACTCCCTCGCCGAGCTGGACTCCGCCGTACAGCAGGCCGCCGCCACCCGCGGACTGCTGCTCGCAGCCCTCAGCGTGCCGACGTCGACCGAGAGCGACTACGACCCGATCACCGGCCTCACCAGCACCAAGAGGGTGTCCTCGGTCGCCGACGCCAAGCAGCGCGACGCGCTCAGCGCCGCCGCCCAGCAGGCCCGGCTGCGCTCCGACGCGGCCCTCGCCGACTTCCAGGACTCCGCGCCCGCCACCGCCAAGGCGAGCTACGACTCCACCGTCACCGGCCCCGAGGTCAACTCCGCCGACAAGTACCTCGCCGCCCTGACCGACCAGCCCACCCTCTCCGGCGGAGAGCTCGGCACCAGCACCGCCAAGCTCGGCGCGGCGCTCTCCGCCCGCGTCGACCTCATGCGCGGCGCCGAGTCCGCGCTCTTCGACCGCCGGGTCAAGGAGCTCGCCCAGCTGCGCGACGACGACGTCACCGCGCTGGAGCTGCGCGTCGCGATCCTCGGCGCCCTGATGCTGCTGGCCGTCGGTATCGCCACCGCGATGGCCCGCACCCTCACCCGCCCCCTCTCCGTGCTGCGCCGCGGCTCCGCCCGGCTCGCCGGGGCCGAGGACCCCACGACCGAGGAAGCGGTCTCCTTCACCGGCCGCAACGACGAGTTCGCCCAGGTCGTCCGCTCCGTCAACGCCCTGCACACGCACAGCGTCGCGCTCGCCGAGCGGATCCACACCCTGGAGTCCGACCGCAAGCACCTGGTCGGCCAGCGCCAGAAGATGGCGGACGCGCGCGAGCAGCTCAAGGGCGAACTCGCCGACTCCGCGGCCCAGTTGGAGCGGCTGCGCACCACCATCGGCGCCACCTTCGTCAACCTCGCGCTGCGTACCCTCGGCCTCGTGGAGCGGCAGCTCGCCGTCATCGAGAGCCTGGAGGAGCGAGAGCAGGACCCGGACCGCCTGGCGACCCTCTTCAAGCTCGACCACTTCGCCACGGTCATGCGCCGCCACAGCGAGAACCTCCTCGTCCTGGCCGGTACGGAACACGTGCAGCAGAGCGCCGGACCCGTCCCGCTCGTCGACGTCGTCCGCGCCGCGGTCAGCGAGATCGAGCGCTACGAGCGCGTCCGCATCGCCGCCCTCCCGCCGCACGCCCACGTGGCGGGCTTCGCCGCGGACGACCTCTCCCATCTCCTGGCCGAACTGATGGAGAACGCCACCTCGTTCTCCCCGCCCGACCTGCCCGTCGAGGTCTCCGGGTGGCTCCTGGAGAGCGGCGAGGTCATGCTCTCCGTGCAGGACGAGGGCATCGGCATGACCGCCGAGCGGATGACCACCCTCAACTCCCGCCTCGCCGAGTTCGATCCCGAGGCCGCGTACGAGTCGTACGACGAGGGCGACGAGGGACTCGGCCTTGGCCTGTACGTCGTGGCCCGGCTCGCCCACCGGCACGGCGTCCGGGTGCAGCTGCGCGAGCAGAAGCAGGGCGGGGTGGCCGCGGTGGTGGTCCTCCCCAAGCCCCTGCTCACCGCCGCGCCCACGTCCGCCGTACCGGCCTCCGGCACCGGCCCGGTCACCGGCGCACCCCACTCCTTCTCCCTCCCCGGCGCCGACGCGGAGGCCAACTCCAACGTTCTGAGCGGCCGTTCGCAGGGCGACCCCCTGGTGGACCTGGCCGAGAAGGCCGTACGCCACGCGGAGGCGGAGTCCCCCGCCGAGACGACGATGGAACTCCTGGCCCCCGTACCGGCACAGGGGGAGCCGGACCCGGTGCAGCCGGACCCCGTACCGGAGGAGCCGTCGGCCCCCGGACCCACGGTTGCCGAGACCGATGCCGCGACGGAACACACCCGCGCCGACGAGGAACCCCTCACCGACAAGGGCCTCCCCAAGCGCACCCCCAAGATCACCGCACCCAGCATCCCGGCGCCCCGTCAACGGAACAGCTCCGTGGACGCCGACGCCCTCCGCCGCAGGCTGGGCGGCTTCCGCCGGGGGGCGGAGGCCGGCTATCGCGACGTGGAAGCGGAGATCCAGGAACAGACCGGCGAGAGCAGACTGCCGGCAACGCACAGCACCGCATCCGAAGAAGCCACGGGGGGCACAGCCGAGGAGGCAAGCAGTTGA